A single window of Dendropsophus ebraccatus isolate aDenEbr1 chromosome 5, aDenEbr1.pat, whole genome shotgun sequence DNA harbors:
- the LOC138794019 gene encoding olfactory receptor 6N1-like: protein MDNLLPKGLLASTVHFLGLWLEMELTDFHTYKITISIPYGFIVLDIDHYQYQLQEAECLNGLVADEDYLHPGVFHNLTTTLVTEFIIFGFPSLQQYQLLLFCVFLLIYLLTITGNGSIFFLVVLDRRLHTPMYFFVGNLSLLDLSYATVTIPKMLAKFSMNLDTISYTACFAQMYIFESLAAVECLLLTVMAYDRYVAICSPLHYPTIMTKRRYLLLMVMAWVGGFVVTATILILALRLLFCGPNIIYHYYCDHPPLLQLACVDTSINVVVGSTIGASVLLITLTLVIVSYIKIILIILKMNSKEGRMKTFSTCGSHFAVVSIFFLPLIFMYIRPKASYSSDVDSLVALLYTVLTPMINPVIYSLRNKDIIKAFKKKIHFQVETKE from the exons ACTTATAAGATCACTATCTCTATCCCATATGGCTTTATAGTGCTGGACATAGATCATTACCAATATCAGCTGCAGGAGGCAGAATGTCTAAATGGTCTAGTG GCAGATGAGGATTATCTCCACCCAGGAGTTTTTCATAATCTGACGACTACTCTCGTAACTGAATTCATCATCTTTGGCTTCCCGAGTCTTCAGCAGTACCAGCTTCTGCTCTTCTGTGTGTTTCTCCTCATCTACCTGCTTACCATCACTGGGAATGGAAGCATCTTCTTCTTGGTGGTACTTGACCGCCGGCTGCATACTCCTATGTATTTCTTTGTTGGTAATTTGTCTTTACTCGATCTGAGCTACGCAACGGTAACCATCCCCAAGATGTTGGCCAAGTTCTCCATGAACCTTGACACCATTTCTTATACAGCCTGCTTTGCTCAGATGTATATTTTTGAGTCTTTAGCAGCAGTAGAATGTTTATTACTAACAGTAATGGCTTATGACCGATATGTCGCCATATGTTCTCCTCTACATTATCCAACCATTATGACTAAGAGACGATATCTACTGTTGATGGTTATGGCATGGGTTGGCGGCTTTGTTGTTACAGCCACAATCCTAATCTTAGCCTTGAGGTTATTATTTTGTGGCCCAAATATCATCTATCATTACTACTGTGATCATCCACCATTGTTGCAGTTGGCCTGTGTTGATACCTCCATTAACGTAGTGGTCGGCTCCACGATTGGGGCATCAGTTCTTCTAATAACACTGACTCTTGTGATCGTTTCTTACATTAAAATCATATTAATCATCCTCAAAATGAATTCCAAAGAAGGACGTATGAAGACGTTCTCCACATGCGGCTCACACTTTGCTGTGGTCAGTATCTTCTTCTTGCCGCTTATCTTCATGTATATCCGACCAAAGGCTTCCTACTCCTCAGATGTGGACTCTCTGGTGGCCCTGCTATACACAGTATTAACACCAATGATAAATCCGGTTATATACAGCCTCAGGAACAAGGACATTATAAAGGCTTTCAAGAAGAAAATCCACTTTCAGGTGGAAACCAAAGAATAG